Proteins co-encoded in one Synergistales bacterium genomic window:
- a CDS encoding HigA family addiction module antidote protein, translating to MTEDRLAPVHPGEVLLEEFLKPMKLSQNRLALQIGVPPRRINEIVLGKRRITAETALRLARHFGTSPQFWLGLQADYDLDIASDKLGDRLEREVQIHRG from the coding sequence ATGACCGAAGACAGGCTGGCTCCGGTCCACCCGGGGGAGGTGCTGCTTGAGGAATTCCTCAAGCCCATGAAGCTCAGCCAGAACAGGCTGGCCTTACAGATCGGCGTTCCTCCCAGGCGCATCAACGAGATTGTCCTCGGGAAACGCCGGATAACGGCGGAGACAGCACTCAGGCTGGCCCGGCACTTCGGCACCTCTCCGCAGTTCTGGCTTGGCCTCCAGGCCGACTACGACCTGGACATCGCCTCGGACAAGCTGGGAGACAGGTTGGAGCGGGAAGTGCAGATACACAGAGGATAG
- a CDS encoding response regulator produces the protein MVEGKRVLYLNVEPAVTVDAVGLLREQGFDVITAARTDRAVETVRAQTIDIVLIHLGGDPDGVEAAEALLGERELPVVFFTAHTEPAALERARRIPHYGYVPESAGGFVLAETLRRALELYRDIADRKKAEEALRNERTFLSGVFDSIEEALIICDGEGRIVRFNEAARRLHRVREEPIPPEAWADHFDLCDEDGVRLLSTEEIPLYRALQGEQVHNREIVVAPRDGEARSLVCNGRALTDERGRIIGAVVAMHDITERKELEASLRESRERAHAANRAKSDFLATMSHEIRTPMNGVIGMTGLLLDTELTDEQRRYAGIVRASGESLLHLINDILDFSKIEAGKLDLELVPFDLQDILDDCVMSLALKAQKKGLELISAVRPGTPTSLRGDPGRLRQILTNLLGNAVKFTDVGEVEVSLSALRETREECLLYCQVRDTGVGIPEEQQEHLFEEFTQADSSTTRKSEGSGLGLAICKRLAEMMGGDIGAESTPGEGSTFWATLRLAKEEDVAHPAPPGTLQGLRLLIVDDNAANRAVLREQAVAWGLRVAEAGDGNEAAQALEDGRREADPFRVALVDMQMPGMDWERWRGDDGPRLLFMTGLGGSGEPNRVTPPGAEAVLAKPVRCRVLRDQLTAAVGVGSPGRREPGSAGSGAGTLRNRLRERKGRVLVAEDNSTNQQVALGMLRKLGQSADAVGSGTEALEALASLPYDIVLMDVQMPGMDGLETTRRIRRLSPGGDIPVIAMTAYAMQGDRKRCLEAGMNDYIAKPITSGAVAAMLDQWLPGGSDPPEEAASAAAPTETEAPTESLWGRAKLMEEMMGDVEMVREIAYSFVEDAPNRLEAIEVSLEAGDPAGIHENAHSLKGAASAVGAEYVRRIASELEQDGKAGDLGSAGDRLGQLKHQFHLVRAEIERDLPRT, from the coding sequence ATGGTCGAAGGGAAACGGGTGTTGTATTTGAACGTTGAACCTGCCGTGACGGTGGATGCGGTCGGGTTGCTCCGGGAGCAGGGATTCGATGTGATCACCGCCGCCCGTACCGACCGGGCGGTGGAAACGGTGCGGGCGCAGACCATAGACATTGTGCTGATCCACCTGGGCGGTGATCCGGATGGGGTGGAAGCGGCGGAGGCTCTTCTCGGCGAGAGGGAGCTCCCTGTGGTTTTTTTTACCGCCCACACGGAACCTGCGGCTCTGGAAAGGGCCCGCCGGATTCCTCACTACGGCTATGTGCCAGAGAGCGCCGGGGGGTTCGTTTTGGCGGAGACCCTGAGACGGGCGCTGGAACTCTATCGCGACATCGCCGATCGAAAGAAAGCCGAGGAGGCGCTGCGGAACGAACGGACCTTTCTCTCCGGGGTCTTCGACAGCATCGAAGAGGCGCTGATCATCTGCGACGGCGAGGGCCGGATCGTCCGGTTCAACGAGGCGGCCCGACGTCTGCACCGTGTCCGGGAGGAGCCCATCCCGCCGGAGGCGTGGGCCGACCACTTCGACCTGTGCGACGAAGACGGTGTCCGGTTGCTGTCTACAGAGGAGATCCCTCTCTACAGGGCCCTGCAGGGAGAGCAGGTGCACAACCGCGAGATCGTGGTGGCTCCCCGGGACGGAGAGGCGCGCTCGCTGGTCTGTAACGGCCGGGCCCTTACCGATGAGCGGGGGAGGATCATCGGTGCGGTTGTCGCCATGCACGATATCACCGAACGGAAGGAGCTGGAGGCCTCCCTCCGGGAGAGCCGGGAACGGGCACATGCCGCCAACAGGGCGAAAAGCGACTTCCTGGCTACCATGAGCCACGAGATCCGCACCCCCATGAACGGCGTCATCGGTATGACGGGATTGCTGCTGGACACGGAGCTTACAGACGAACAGCGGCGTTACGCCGGGATCGTGCGGGCCAGCGGCGAGTCGCTGCTGCATCTTATCAATGATATCCTGGATTTTTCCAAGATTGAAGCGGGCAAGCTGGATCTTGAGCTGGTGCCCTTTGATCTGCAGGACATCCTGGATGATTGCGTCATGTCCCTGGCGCTGAAGGCCCAGAAGAAGGGACTGGAACTGATCAGCGCGGTGCGTCCGGGCACCCCGACCTCTCTGCGGGGCGATCCGGGGCGGCTTCGGCAGATCCTGACCAACCTCCTGGGCAATGCCGTCAAGTTTACCGACGTCGGCGAGGTGGAGGTCTCGCTCTCGGCCCTGCGGGAGACGCGGGAAGAGTGCCTGCTCTACTGCCAGGTCCGCGACACCGGAGTGGGTATCCCCGAGGAGCAGCAGGAACACCTTTTCGAGGAGTTCACCCAGGCGGACTCCTCGACGACGAGGAAAAGCGAGGGCTCGGGGCTGGGACTGGCCATCTGCAAGCGTCTTGCGGAGATGATGGGTGGCGATATCGGTGCCGAAAGCACCCCCGGCGAGGGGTCGACGTTCTGGGCCACCCTCCGCCTGGCCAAAGAGGAGGACGTTGCGCATCCAGCTCCTCCGGGAACGCTGCAGGGACTGCGTCTGCTGATCGTCGACGACAACGCCGCCAACCGGGCGGTTCTTCGGGAGCAGGCCGTCGCCTGGGGTCTGCGTGTTGCCGAGGCCGGTGACGGAAACGAAGCGGCGCAGGCACTGGAGGACGGCCGAAGGGAGGCAGACCCCTTCCGTGTCGCCTTGGTGGATATGCAGATGCCGGGAATGGATTGGGAACGGTGGCGGGGTGACGACGGACCGCGACTGCTTTTCATGACCGGCCTTGGCGGCAGCGGCGAACCGAATCGGGTCACTCCGCCGGGAGCGGAGGCGGTCCTCGCCAAACCCGTGCGATGTCGTGTTCTCCGGGATCAGTTGACGGCGGCTGTGGGCGTGGGAAGCCCCGGGAGAAGGGAGCCGGGTTCCGCCGGGTCCGGTGCCGGGACTCTCCGTAACCGTCTCCGGGAACGGAAGGGGCGGGTGTTGGTGGCTGAAGACAACAGCACCAACCAGCAGGTGGCGCTGGGTATGCTGCGGAAGCTCGGCCAGTCGGCCGACGCCGTAGGAAGCGGCACCGAAGCCCTGGAGGCCCTGGCTTCTCTTCCCTACGACATCGTTTTGATGGATGTACAGATGCCCGGTATGGACGGATTGGAGACCACCCGGCGGATCCGCCGCCTCTCCCCGGGCGGCGATATCCCCGTGATCGCGATGACCGCCTACGCCATGCAGGGAGACAGGAAACGCTGCCTGGAGGCGGGGATGAACGACTACATCGCCAAGCCCATCACCTCCGGGGCGGTAGCGGCGATGCTGGACCAATGGCTCCCCGGCGGGAGCGACCCTCCGGAGGAGGCAGCCTCCGCTGCCGCGCCCACCGAGACCGAAGCGCCGACGGAATCCCTCTGGGGCCGCGCCAAGCTGATGGAGGAGATGATGGGCGACGTCGAGATGGTACGGGAGATTGCATACTCCTTTGTGGAGGATGCTCCAAATCGTCTCGAGGCCATCGAGGTCTCCCTGGAGGCGGGGGATCCCGCAGGTATCCACGAGAACGCCCATTCCCTGAAAGGGGCTGCCTCCGCTGTCGGCGCCGAGTATGTCCGGCGCATCGCCTCCGAGCTGGAACAGGACGGAAAGGCCGGTGACCTCGGTTCCGCAGGTGATCGCCTGGGACAGCTCAAGCACCAGTTCCACCTGGTCCGTGCCGAGATAGAGCGGGACCTCCCCCGAACCTGA
- a CDS encoding type II toxin-antitoxin system RelE/ParE family toxin, protein MIKSCADRETRRLFERQGSRRLPEDIQRIALRKLRMINNATDRKDLRVPPGNRLERLSGNRAGMQSIRINNQWRICFRWENGHAFDVEICDYH, encoded by the coding sequence ATGATCAAATCCTGTGCGGATCGGGAGACACGAAGGCTCTTTGAGCGTCAGGGATCACGCAGGCTTCCTGAGGACATTCAGAGGATTGCGCTGCGGAAACTGCGGATGATCAATAACGCCACCGACAGAAAGGACCTGCGTGTCCCACCCGGGAATCGGCTTGAAAGGCTTTCGGGGAACCGCGCAGGAATGCAAAGCATACGCATCAACAATCAGTGGCGGATTTGCTTTCGCTGGGAGAATGGACATGCCTTCGACGTAGAAATCTGCGATTACCACTAA
- a CDS encoding cupin domain-containing protein: MKIHPVREAQQGDTPHKVDVRKLYDSEEAQAVHIALQPGESLKPHITPVNVFFYVLQGTGICTIGEEKQEVAADSLVESPAGIVHCWSNEGDSLFRVLVVKAPRPTEASRIL; encoded by the coding sequence ATGAAGATACATCCAGTTCGGGAAGCCCAACAGGGGGATACCCCCCATAAGGTGGACGTCCGCAAGCTCTACGACAGCGAAGAGGCCCAGGCCGTACACATCGCCCTCCAGCCGGGGGAGTCGCTGAAACCCCACATCACGCCGGTGAACGTCTTTTTCTATGTCCTCCAAGGGACAGGCATCTGCACCATCGGGGAAGAGAAACAGGAGGTCGCCGCCGACAGTCTGGTGGAGAGCCCCGCGGGGATCGTCCACTGCTGGAGCAACGAAGGCGACAGCCTCTTTCGGGTGCTGGTCGTCAAGGCGCCCAGGCCCACCGAAGCGAGCAGGATCCTGTAA
- the hcp gene encoding hydroxylamine reductase → MKEEEPMFCFQCQETIQNKGCTVRGACGKQERTANLQDLLIYALKGISVWEEKAKELGVEDASNGLYVARGLFSTITNANWDDDRFVAMVHEALARRDGVRERVERAAREQGAEIGELPEEANWKPASEEELEEKAKEVGVLSTKDEDARSLRELLTIGTKGIAAYADHAAVLGYEDKAIYDFLMEALASTTKNLSVDEMVAEVMKAGEYAVKTMALLDEAHTSTYGNPEITSVNIGVRNNPAILISGHDMRDMEDLLKQTEGTGVDVYTHSEMLPANYYPAFKKYGHFVGNYGSSWWKQLEEFESFNGPILLTTNCLVPLKKSSTYLDRLYTTGMVGYPGATHIPDREDGKPKDFSALIEQARQCEPPQEIETGTITGGFAHAQVTALADKVVEAVKSGAIKRFVVMAGCDGRHKTRDYYTEVAKALPEETVILTAGCAKYRYNKLDLGDIGGIPRVLDAGQCNDSYSLAVIALKLKEAFGLDDINQLPLSFDIAWYEQKAVAVLLALLHLGVQGIRLGPTLPAFVSPNVLNVLVDKFDIKPISDVDSDVAAMMEGK, encoded by the coding sequence ATGAAGGAGGAAGAACCTATGTTTTGTTTTCAGTGTCAGGAGACCATCCAGAACAAGGGCTGCACCGTCAGGGGCGCCTGCGGCAAGCAGGAGCGCACCGCCAATCTGCAGGATCTGCTGATCTATGCCCTCAAGGGCATCTCTGTGTGGGAGGAGAAGGCAAAGGAACTCGGGGTGGAGGATGCCTCCAACGGGCTCTACGTGGCCAGGGGGCTCTTTTCCACCATCACCAACGCCAACTGGGACGACGACCGCTTCGTGGCGATGGTCCACGAGGCGCTCGCCAGGCGCGACGGCGTGCGGGAACGGGTGGAACGCGCCGCCCGCGAACAGGGCGCGGAGATCGGGGAGCTCCCCGAGGAAGCCAACTGGAAGCCTGCCTCGGAGGAAGAGCTGGAAGAGAAGGCCAAAGAGGTGGGGGTGCTCTCCACGAAGGATGAGGACGCCCGCTCGCTGCGGGAGCTGCTGACCATCGGCACCAAGGGCATCGCCGCCTACGCCGACCACGCCGCCGTCCTGGGCTACGAGGACAAGGCCATCTACGACTTTCTCATGGAGGCCCTGGCCTCGACCACCAAGAACCTCTCCGTCGACGAGATGGTGGCGGAGGTCATGAAGGCCGGCGAGTACGCCGTGAAGACCATGGCGCTCCTCGACGAGGCCCACACCTCCACCTACGGCAACCCGGAGATCACCAGCGTCAATATCGGCGTGCGCAACAATCCGGCCATCCTCATCAGCGGGCACGACATGCGCGACATGGAGGATCTGCTGAAGCAGACCGAGGGCACCGGCGTTGACGTCTACACCCACAGCGAGATGCTGCCCGCCAACTACTACCCGGCCTTCAAGAAGTACGGCCACTTCGTGGGCAACTACGGCAGCTCCTGGTGGAAGCAGCTGGAGGAGTTCGAGAGTTTCAACGGGCCCATCCTGCTCACCACCAACTGCCTGGTGCCCCTCAAGAAGAGCAGCACCTACCTGGACCGGCTCTACACCACGGGCATGGTGGGCTACCCCGGCGCAACCCACATCCCCGACAGGGAGGACGGCAAGCCCAAGGACTTCTCGGCGCTCATCGAACAGGCCAGGCAGTGCGAGCCGCCGCAGGAGATCGAGACGGGTACCATCACCGGCGGTTTCGCCCATGCCCAGGTAACCGCACTGGCCGACAAGGTGGTGGAGGCCGTCAAGAGCGGCGCCATCAAGCGCTTCGTCGTCATGGCGGGCTGCGACGGCCGCCACAAAACCCGCGACTACTACACGGAGGTAGCCAAGGCCCTGCCGGAGGAGACGGTGATCCTCACCGCCGGCTGCGCCAAGTACCGCTACAACAAGCTGGATCTCGGCGACATCGGGGGCATCCCCAGGGTGCTCGACGCCGGGCAGTGCAACGACTCCTACTCCCTGGCCGTGATCGCCCTGAAGCTGAAGGAGGCCTTCGGCCTGGACGACATCAACCAGCTGCCGCTCTCCTTCGATATCGCCTGGTACGAGCAGAAGGCCGTGGCCGTTCTCCTGGCGCTGCTCCACCTGGGTGTGCAGGGCATCCGGCTCGGGCCCACCCTGCCGGCCTTCGTCTCGCCCAACGTCCTCAACGTGCTGGTGGACAAGTTCGACATCAAGCCCATCTCCGATGTGGACAGCGACGTGGCCGCCATGATGGAAGGGAAGTAA